The following are encoded together in the Novipirellula caenicola genome:
- a CDS encoding DUF1559 domain-containing protein, with protein MNSPNRRTAFTLVELLVVIAIIGVLVGLLLPAVQAAREAARRMSCSNNFKQIGLGYHNYHSAFNSLPMQSGGTWLKNVTSNATNRSFISTLVMITPFVEQQALWQAISQGDVTYGAMGPPPWDTNFEPWVTELATLRCPSDPGKGLPARARSNYAVCQGDHMRLVNSGGRNHRGWYQSTDDDNAQITGNATTDDSTTAVRARQTNRGMFWARHFTKFSSVIDGLSNTIMAGEVCTGIGQREIQADNVYNVADALVKDASISVKTCLDQIDPQRPAFIRVGVAVGGDVTNTIGRGHMWADGRLQYTGFQTILPPNKPSCFRGTDASQGMSTAGSRHQGGAHVLMGDGAVKFITDSIEAGDLSLTPTPGGGSPYGLWGSLGTRGSNEVVGEF; from the coding sequence ATGAATTCCCCAAATCGAAGAACGGCGTTTACGCTTGTTGAACTGCTGGTGGTCATCGCCATCATTGGCGTACTTGTTGGGTTACTCTTGCCAGCGGTGCAAGCCGCTCGTGAGGCTGCGCGGCGGATGAGCTGCAGCAACAATTTTAAGCAAATCGGACTTGGTTACCACAACTATCACTCTGCGTTCAACTCACTGCCAATGCAGTCAGGCGGAACATGGCTCAAAAATGTCACATCCAATGCTACGAATCGATCATTCATCAGCACGCTTGTGATGATTACGCCCTTTGTCGAGCAACAAGCACTTTGGCAAGCGATCAGTCAAGGTGACGTAACCTACGGAGCGATGGGCCCTCCGCCCTGGGACACGAACTTTGAGCCTTGGGTCACTGAACTTGCCACGTTACGCTGCCCAAGCGATCCCGGTAAAGGCCTTCCAGCACGCGCACGTTCAAACTATGCGGTGTGCCAGGGTGATCACATGCGACTGGTCAATAGCGGAGGTCGCAACCATCGCGGTTGGTATCAAAGTACAGACGACGACAATGCTCAGATCACTGGTAACGCGACAACAGACGATTCGACAACGGCAGTCCGCGCTCGACAGACCAACCGCGGAATGTTTTGGGCGCGGCATTTCACGAAATTTAGCTCGGTGATTGATGGTCTGTCAAATACCATTATGGCTGGTGAAGTTTGTACGGGCATTGGCCAACGTGAGATCCAGGCCGACAACGTTTATAACGTTGCAGACGCATTGGTTAAGGATGCGTCGATCAGTGTGAAAACGTGTCTTGATCAGATTGATCCCCAGCGCCCGGCATTTATCCGTGTCGGCGTCGCTGTGGGGGGCGATGTGACGAATACGATCGGCCGTGGTCACATGTGGGCGGACGGGCGTCTGCAGTACACCGGATTCCAGACCATTCTTCCACCAAACAAGCCGAGTTGTTTTCGCGGTACCGATGCCTCTCAAGGCATGTCAACCGCAGGCAGTCGGCATCAAGGTGGTGCGCACGTCCTGATGGGCGACGGTGCCGTCAAGTTTATTACCGATAGTATTGAGGCGGGGGATTTGAGCCTGACGCCAACGCCAGGTGGCGGTAGCCCGTATGGACTGTGGGGATCGCTAGGAACGCGCGGCTCGAACGAAGTGGTGGGTGAATTTTAG
- a CDS encoding GH116 family glycosyl-hydrolase — translation MAIAISGDFTVADESLADKLSSLSFKNTGVVSQDMEFVRPERKVHYIETDEAWFGKSDRYLHQLKNRQPTSPPSGMRSSVPLGGLGAGTVEIRADGSFKDWNIFNNAPATTPDKIQIDDAFLGIRTRTFDGTTSAKTVRTHPSGELPAIESIEYSGAFPVSRLKLDDPDLPIKVTVFAYSEFHVRNSDRSATPCALFSFLLENAEDNPVDVDCSFFLPNAIEGEFRQDNGLVLAKSGQDAMAGEMTLAACGTDRTSFGTSDDLKVLWTSFASDGKFPQLGLNEGHGFGAITGAVRLEAGQARVVTIALGWFFPNRKHYVEEIGNYYSRLFDDSTDVASTALSRLPETIDGIRRWHQTCFDNSLPEWLQDSLVNSAATMFKTSLWTADDRFRQYESFSCPNVEPIHITFARSLPYDLFFPDLARNIFSTFAEFQQEDGYIQEKTCGRGPAAQPFGLDAPPKNGRVLGDCCPSFILTVYKAHKWSTDSSFVDEMWPHAKKAAEWQIRRAEQLGVPNRLASTYDLSNFQSKDIVSYNAFMHLAAMKASIALAEAYGDEEFAIRCRHSFESATKSIDQNLWEGKYYRNWWDAKMGAPSLIHVDTLYGQLWSSILGLGELVDRDKMLSHLQMEKSACDTPFGLEVITDTEKVRSPTRRDINSTVWQGGSMTWSVLNLYLDQDVDDGLAMAEKVINHWRVQLNDQWDYRDLTAAWDGMPWCNSHYTRQLTFWSLPMALSGQEYTAKDGTLSFSPRIKAPFRLPFYLPQANGVLEALPGKQPTLRVIDGKIKLSKVTVNGKEIEFNIGLQSPTERTIGGGTGPGREVVDDEILPILRKAGVPEACEELGINFSDTFGRLNATPNHPYRLYRWSVSQGENGDPVINALPPEEEMGWTPWEWWTIENGKPVHLEKVQFPVKEPIQRGIVRWYTLDSSDDLTPRFLREAADLETYLRQARIDVGSEWLGLDFKKVFIDSLTDETKERYRKMRWAIVPHVLAADGPVVCALPREGRFDVDPYECWYTDGKTPQIHHLHYTQKTPKTTGTWLEHRGTPQRSPEVLGRVWHWYDDPSMIPALEFER, via the coding sequence ATGGCGATTGCAATTTCTGGTGATTTCACTGTCGCTGACGAATCGCTAGCTGACAAATTGAGTTCGTTAAGTTTCAAGAACACCGGCGTCGTTTCGCAGGACATGGAATTTGTCCGGCCCGAGCGGAAAGTTCATTACATTGAAACCGATGAAGCATGGTTTGGAAAAAGTGATCGCTACCTTCATCAACTGAAAAACCGCCAGCCGACAAGTCCTCCCTCAGGCATGCGTTCATCTGTTCCGCTCGGTGGCCTCGGTGCAGGCACAGTTGAAATACGAGCGGACGGTAGTTTTAAAGATTGGAATATATTTAACAATGCTCCTGCAACAACACCCGACAAGATTCAGATCGACGATGCATTCCTCGGCATTCGCACGCGCACTTTCGACGGAACGACATCGGCCAAGACCGTGCGAACACATCCATCCGGTGAACTGCCTGCAATCGAATCGATTGAGTACTCGGGTGCGTTTCCGGTATCGCGACTGAAGTTGGATGACCCCGACCTGCCGATCAAGGTGACCGTCTTCGCCTATTCCGAATTTCATGTTCGAAATTCAGATCGCTCAGCGACGCCCTGCGCGTTGTTCAGCTTTTTGCTCGAGAATGCGGAAGACAATCCTGTCGATGTGGATTGTTCCTTCTTCCTGCCCAACGCGATCGAAGGAGAATTTCGCCAGGACAACGGGTTGGTTCTGGCAAAGTCGGGTCAGGACGCGATGGCTGGAGAAATGACACTTGCCGCGTGCGGTACCGATCGAACATCTTTTGGCACGTCCGATGATCTGAAAGTTTTGTGGACTTCGTTTGCATCCGATGGCAAGTTCCCGCAACTTGGCTTGAATGAAGGACATGGCTTCGGTGCGATCACTGGGGCAGTTCGACTAGAGGCCGGCCAAGCTCGCGTTGTCACTATCGCGTTGGGCTGGTTCTTTCCCAACCGAAAGCACTACGTCGAAGAAATCGGAAACTATTATTCGCGGTTATTTGATGATAGTACCGATGTTGCATCCACGGCGCTGAGTCGATTGCCGGAAACGATCGACGGCATCCGCCGATGGCACCAAACGTGTTTCGACAACAGCTTGCCGGAATGGTTGCAAGACTCATTGGTCAACAGCGCCGCAACGATGTTCAAGACCAGCCTATGGACGGCCGATGACCGGTTTCGGCAGTACGAATCGTTCTCGTGTCCGAACGTAGAGCCTATCCACATCACCTTTGCCCGTTCTTTGCCTTACGACCTGTTCTTCCCTGATCTGGCCAGGAACATATTCTCCACATTTGCGGAATTCCAGCAGGAAGATGGTTACATCCAAGAGAAAACTTGTGGTCGAGGGCCAGCGGCTCAACCTTTCGGCTTGGATGCACCGCCGAAGAACGGGCGAGTTCTCGGTGACTGCTGCCCGTCGTTTATTTTGACGGTCTATAAGGCTCACAAATGGTCGACTGACTCATCCTTTGTTGATGAAATGTGGCCACACGCAAAGAAAGCTGCGGAGTGGCAAATTCGTCGCGCCGAACAATTGGGTGTGCCAAATCGCTTGGCTTCGACCTATGACTTGTCGAATTTCCAAAGCAAGGACATCGTATCCTATAATGCCTTCATGCATTTAGCGGCCATGAAGGCCAGCATTGCACTCGCAGAAGCATACGGCGACGAAGAGTTCGCGATTCGCTGTCGCCATAGTTTTGAATCCGCAACCAAGTCGATCGATCAGAATCTTTGGGAAGGTAAGTACTATCGAAACTGGTGGGATGCCAAAATGGGAGCTCCTAGTCTGATCCACGTAGACACGCTCTATGGTCAACTGTGGTCCAGCATCCTTGGGCTCGGTGAATTAGTGGATCGCGATAAAATGCTGTCGCACTTGCAGATGGAAAAATCGGCTTGCGACACGCCGTTTGGTTTGGAGGTGATCACTGACACCGAGAAGGTGCGAAGTCCCACTCGACGAGATATTAACAGTACCGTTTGGCAAGGCGGGTCGATGACCTGGAGTGTACTGAATTTGTATCTAGACCAGGATGTCGACGACGGTTTGGCGATGGCGGAGAAGGTTATCAACCATTGGAGAGTGCAACTGAACGACCAATGGGACTATCGCGATCTGACCGCCGCTTGGGACGGAATGCCTTGGTGCAATTCTCACTACACGCGACAGTTGACGTTTTGGTCGTTGCCAATGGCGCTCTCGGGTCAAGAGTACACGGCTAAAGATGGCACGCTCTCGTTCTCACCGCGTATCAAGGCTCCCTTTCGGCTCCCATTTTACCTCCCGCAGGCCAATGGCGTACTCGAAGCACTGCCAGGAAAACAGCCTACACTACGAGTCATCGACGGGAAGATTAAGTTGAGCAAGGTGACTGTGAATGGCAAGGAAATTGAATTCAACATCGGACTGCAGAGTCCAACGGAGCGAACAATAGGTGGGGGCACGGGACCAGGGAGAGAAGTCGTTGACGATGAAATTCTGCCAATCCTTCGCAAAGCGGGCGTGCCTGAAGCTTGCGAAGAACTGGGGATCAATTTCAGCGACACATTCGGTCGCCTCAACGCCACTCCCAACCATCCCTATCGTCTCTATCGATGGTCGGTTTCTCAAGGTGAAAATGGGGATCCGGTGATCAATGCACTTCCACCGGAAGAAGAGATGGGCTGGACCCCATGGGAATGGTGGACAATCGAGAACGGCAAACCCGTCCACCTGGAAAAGGTTCAGTTCCCCGTTAAAGAACCTATTCAACGTGGGATCGTTCGTTGGTACACGCTCGACTCCTCGGATGATCTGACACCTCGATTCTTGCGTGAAGCTGCCGATCTAGAAACTTACCTTCGCCAGGCGCGGATTGACGTCGGTAGCGAGTGGCTAGGCTTGGATTTTAAAAAGGTCTTCATTGATTCGCTGACAGATGAGACGAAAGAGCGTTATCGAAAGATGCGATGGGCGATAGTGCCCCACGTTCTCGCTGCGGACGGGCCAGTCGTCTGCGCCCTGCCCCGCGAAGGAAGATTTGATGTTGATCCATATGAGTGCTGGTACACCGACGGAAAAACTCCGCAAATCCACCACCTGCACTACACCCAGAAAACACCCAAAACGACAGGAACTTGGCTTGAGCACCGCGGAACGCCTCAGCGTTCTCCCGAGGTCCTTGGTCGCGTTTGGCATTGGTACGACGATCCTAGCATGATACCCGCCTTGGAGTTCGAAAGATGA
- a CDS encoding AraC family transcriptional regulator: MANRPNRGAYDQPFSGVGVEFDPLKMPCSDTEVTLHEAGFYLHNAGWNYPSVYSPFWRVYYDYTSGHHVQFADRRIAMGPKHILVIPDHQRFDCVGDSPVAKFWIHFSCRRMLDPMVQVPILISPDRVLQAMLDEIPRLFDKGAPTDRVHVRALSLAMLVYLLAEEKLLRQQRLPDEIAYAVQQINECPERAWRNSELAMQASLQTESFIRKFKVAMSETPMRYVQQVRIREACRLLVDTSLSIEAIALRLGFPDRYYFSRVFKTHTNQSPAAYRKSATAVE, from the coding sequence TTGGCTAACAGGCCTAACCGCGGTGCCTACGATCAACCGTTCAGCGGAGTTGGCGTCGAGTTCGACCCGTTGAAGATGCCGTGCTCGGATACGGAGGTTACGCTGCATGAAGCTGGGTTTTACTTGCACAACGCGGGCTGGAATTACCCCAGCGTTTACAGTCCGTTCTGGCGTGTTTATTACGATTACACTTCTGGGCACCACGTGCAGTTTGCAGATCGTCGCATTGCGATGGGCCCGAAGCATATCCTGGTGATTCCAGATCATCAACGTTTCGACTGTGTGGGCGACTCTCCTGTCGCAAAGTTTTGGATCCACTTTTCATGCCGACGGATGCTTGACCCAATGGTCCAGGTGCCAATTCTGATCTCACCTGATCGCGTCCTCCAAGCGATGCTCGACGAAATTCCGCGATTGTTTGACAAGGGGGCACCCACGGACCGGGTGCATGTTCGAGCTCTGTCACTGGCGATGCTGGTCTACTTGCTCGCCGAAGAAAAGCTGCTTCGGCAACAGCGGCTTCCTGACGAGATTGCCTATGCTGTTCAGCAGATCAATGAATGTCCGGAACGTGCATGGCGAAATTCTGAGTTGGCGATGCAAGCGTCGCTTCAGACTGAAAGTTTTATCCGCAAGTTCAAAGTCGCCATGAGCGAGACGCCGATGCGATACGTCCAGCAAGTGCGAATTCGAGAGGCTTGTCGACTGCTAGTCGATACATCTCTATCCATTGAAGCGATCGCATTGCGTCTGGGATTCCCTGATCGATACTACTTCAGTCGGGTGTTCAAAACGCACACCAATCAATCGCCCGCTGCCTACCGAAAATCGGCTACTGCGGTGGAGTGA